DNA from Gephyromycinifex aptenodytis:
TGCATCGGATCCCCGGAGGCAAGAACGACCAGACCATCACCGCGGTGCTGCTCGACGAGCGGCCCGAGCGAGGGCAGCAACGGGCTGCCCCAGCAGACGCGTCGCGCGCTGACCTGCGGCGGCAGCAGGTCGAGCTGTCGGGGGGAGCCCAGCACGACTCCGGCCTGGCACAGCGCCGCCTGCGAGGTGCCCGATAGGCCGGACCAACCCTCGGCGCCGATGCCGACCAGGGTGATTGTTGGATCGCCGCGGCCGCTCATGGCAGATCCGCGCTGATGAGCGAGAAGACCTGCATGTCGACCCGACCGCCGGCGGTGACTCCGCTGCTGCGGGCGATGCCTTCGGCGACGAACCCGGCACGCCGGGCCACCCCGGCCGAGGCGTCGTTGCCGAGCGCGGCGCACAACTGCACCCGATCCAGTCCCTTCTCGTAGATGGCCCATTCAGCAAGCCGCCGGGCCGCGCGGGCGGTCAGGCCGGCGCCGCGGGCCCACGGCGCCGTCCAATAGCCGATCTCGGTGCAGCCGGTGCTCCAGTCGGTGTGTTTGAGGTCCATGAGTCCGGCGAAGTTGCTGTCGCCAGGGCTCTGGACGCTCTCGGAAGCGAGCGCAAAAACAATGCCGGTCCCGGCCTCCAGCTGCCGCACGGCGTAGTCCTGGATGAAGGCACGCGCGTCATCTTGGGTGTAGGGGCGGGGGATGGGCAGCCACCGCATTGCCTGGTCGTCCTGGCAGGCGATAGTGATCGCCTCGACGTCGTTCAGATCCGGCGGGCGCAGCAGGAAGTCGCTGCCGTGGACGAGGGTGGCCTCAAAGCGGTTCACGCCGGGCATCTTAGGCGGCGGGCGCGCAACGACCCACGACAGCCCCGGCGCGGTCGATGCAGATGACATCGACACACACCGGCGCCCCCTTCAGCGTCGCCAGGGCCACGCTGCGGGCTTCGAGTGCGACGGCGTCGCCCAAGGCGATCCCGGCTGCTTGCGCGGTGCGCAACGCTTCCAACCCTGTATTGCCGTTTCGGATGGCACCCGCCAGTTCCTCATCTGCGCCGGCTGAGATCGCCAGGTTCGCCAACAGCGACAGGTCGACTTGGGAACGCCCGGAGTGCAGATCGAGATGACCGGCGGCCAGCTTGGAGAGTTTGGCGAAGCCGCCACAGATGGTGAGCCGGTCCACCGGGTGGCGACGCAGGTGTTTCAGGACCGCTCCGGCGAAGTCACCCATATCGAGCAGGCTCGTCTCGGGCAGGTCGTATTCGGCCAGGACGACCTTCTCCGACGTGGAACCGGTGCAGCCGGCGACGTGGGTATGGCCCATGGCTCTGGCCACGTCGATTCCCCGGTGGATGGAGTCGATCC
Protein-coding regions in this window:
- a CDS encoding GNAT family N-acetyltransferase, yielding MNRFEATLVHGSDFLLRPPDLNDVEAITIACQDDQAMRWLPIPRPYTQDDARAFIQDYAVRQLEAGTGIVFALASESVQSPGDSNFAGLMDLKHTDWSTGCTEIGYWTAPWARGAGLTARAARRLAEWAIYEKGLDRVQLCAALGNDASAGVARRAGFVAEGIARSSGVTAGGRVDMQVFSLISADLP